A single window of Falco rusticolus isolate bFalRus1 chromosome 16, bFalRus1.pri, whole genome shotgun sequence DNA harbors:
- the HTR3A gene encoding 5-hydroxytryptamine receptor 3A yields the protein MTPTTLGAFLALLPLISTLQSQGTWQGGQTPEPAEPALRRLSHYLLSHYQKSTRPVQDWRTTTNVAIDLMVYAILSVDEKNQVLTTYIWYRQHWTDEFLRWDPARFDNLTQISLPMESIWVPDILINEFVDVGKSPHVPYVYVGHHGEVQNLKPIQVMTACSLDIYNFPFDVQNCSLTFTSWLHHIRDINLSLWRQPELVKFDRSVFMNQGEWELLYVLSHFQEFSVKSSDSYAEMKFYVVIRRRPLFYTVSLLLPSIFLMVMDIVGFYLPPNSGERVSFKITLLLGYSVFLIIVSDTLPATAVGTPLIGIYFVVCMALLVISLMETILIVCLVHKQDLQPHVPGWVRRLLLEQATILLCIWDRKKFRQSRMQSSDISRQVESNDSTAKLNNYSCEDPRECEAAGSERPAPASAGQAEGSGLVHGVLREITAIRQLLEKREEFREVAREWLQVGYVLDVLLFRAYLVAVLAYSITLGTLWSVWRDV from the exons ATGACGCCCACTACTCTCGGAGCATTtctggccctgctgcccctcaTTTCGACACTGCAGAGCCAAG GTACCTGGCAGGGAGGCCAGACGCCAGAGCCTGCTGAGCCTGCCCTGCGCCGGCTGTCCCACTACCTGCTGTCCCACTACCAGAAGAGCACCCGGCCTGTGCAGGACTGGCGAACAACCACCAACGTGGCCATCGACCTCATGGTCTACGCCATCCTCAGCGTG gATGAAAAGAACCAGGTGCTAACTACCTACATCTGGTACAGGCAG CACTGGACGGACGAGTTCCTCAGGTGGGACCCAGCACGCTTCGACAACCTGACGCAGATCTCCCTCCCCATGGAAAGCATCTGGGTGCCTGACATCCTCATCAACGAGTT CGTGGATGTTGGAAAGTCCCCTCATGTGCCCTACGTCTACGTTGGCCACCACGGGGAGGTGCAGAACCTCAAACCCATCCAGGTGATGACAGCCTGCAGCCTGGACATCTACAACTTCCCTTTCGACGTCCAGAACTGCTCACTCACCTTCACCAGCTGGCTGCACCACA TCCGCGACATCAACCTCTCGCTGTGGCGGCAGCCGGAGCTGGTCAAGTTCGACCGGAGCGTCTTCATGAACCAGGGCGAGTGGGAGCTGCTCTATGTCCTCAGCCATTTCCAGGAGTTCAGCGTCAAAAGCAGTGACAGCTACGCTGAGATGAAGTTCTAT GTAGTCATCCGGAGACGCCCCCTCTTCTACACTGtcagcctgctgcttcccagcatcTTCCTGATGGTTATGGACATTGTGGGCTTCTACCTACCTCCCAACAGTGGTGAGAGGGTCTCTTTCAAGATCACCCTTCTGCTGGGCTACTCAGTTTTCCTCATCATCGTATCGGACACGCTGCCAGCTACTGCCGTTGGCACCCCGTTGATAG GCATCTACTTTGTGGTGTGCATGGCACTGCTCGTCATCAGCCTGATGGAGACCATCCTGATCGTGTGCCTGGTGCACAAGCAAGACCTGCAGCCCCACGTCCCTGGGTGGGTGAGACGCCTGCTGCTGGAACAAGCTACCATCCTGCTCTGCATCTGGGACAGGAAGAAATTCAGGCAAAGCAGGATGCAGAGCTCGGACATCTCCAGGCAGGTGGAGAGCAATGACAGCACAG CCAAGCTGAACAACTATAGCTGCGAGGACCCCCGGGAGTGTGAGGCGGCGGGGAGTGAGAGGCCAGCACCAGCCTCTGCCGGCCAGGCGGAGGGCTCTGGGCTGGTGCACGGTGTCCTGCGCGAGATCACTGCCATCCGCCAGCTCCTGGAGAAACGAGAGGAGTTCCGTGAGGTTGCCCGTGAGTGGCTGCAAGTGGGCTACGTGTTGGATGTCCTGCTCTTCCGGGCGTACTTGGTGGCTGTCCTGGCCTACAGCATCACACTGGGCACCCTCTGGTCGGTGTGGCGGGACGTCTGA